Genomic window (Vigna radiata var. radiata cultivar VC1973A chromosome 1, Vradiata_ver6, whole genome shotgun sequence):
ACTGGTCCTACCGCATAACACTTCCTCCAACAAAACCTGCTTGTAAGAGGGGCAAATGCCTCATTTTAGAGACAAATTAAATCACTTATCTAAGAAATCATTCTACTTATTTTGGTTttccatattatatcctcctTCAAAAGATTCAATCTTCGGTAAGTTACTTTTTGAGTAACAAGTACTTCCGTCAAACTCAACCTGGTTATGTTAACATAAATTAATAGCATACTCCTCGTTCCTGCAACTAGCCTAACTTGACACCCAAGTAACACAATTCCCGCAACTAACACTAAAAATCCTAATCCATCAGCTCATTTAACTAAACTTTATTCCATTTcccaaacaaataaacaaacatttaaaaacCAATAACAACTTATAAATACACACAACTACTAGAAGTGAAAAAAGATATCAGGGTCAAAATGAGAAACACACTCTGCTGCGTTCCCCAAGGGGTAGATACTTGAGCAGAATCTCGCGCATGAACTTGGCCTTATCGTCACGAGGCACGTTGAGCATGCTCGGAGGGAGGTACCTCTCCAAGGAGCTGAAGATGTTAGGGCTGAAATCCAACTGCAGGTCCTCGTAGCCATCTGGCTTGTGCTCCTTGTTAGGGTTCAGCCGCAGCCTCAGGCTCGCCGCCGCCACCATGCCGTTTCCGCCGGCGCTCGACGTGTCGCGGCGGTCGCTGCCGTGGAGCGACATTCTCGGAGCGGGGTAAGTGAGCTAGACGGTGGTCATGCGGAAGTGTGGaaggaaattagggttttgtcAGAGAAGAAACAAAATCGGAGTTGCAGATTAGGGTTTCTTTGAGTTGTGTTGagggaagaagatgaaagagTTAAGAGAACTGATTGGATTTATAAATGAATTAAGTAAGGAATGAATATGGAAACATAAATTTCAGAATTGCGtgctttatgatttttcttttcgcCATGTGAATAAACACACACAAgagatgttaaaataatatttagttttccatttaagtttaataaaaatttcataaatatgtatagatttcatttatttcccttttcaatcaaatttaaaatgctAATAATATGTAATAATCATGAAGTTTATGTAAAActatgtgaaaaaaattatagtaaaaacgcttattttctcttagaaaaacttactaaagtatattaaatattatataaaaaatcaaaagataaattttatgccactaaatgaataatataaaagtctttcgaataaaactaaaaatgcaattaactAGTTTCTTGTAAAGAGTTGTGAATTGATGAACAGTGGTAGCGGCCAATAGAAAGGAGAGTACTCGATTTCTAGGGTTTGAAGAGCTTCCCCACTAGTTGTTGCAAAacaaaagggaagaagaaaatgagcgAAAGCTCAGAGACCCAGAAGCGTGAATCTGCGGATTCAAGGGGCGAGAAGGATGGTGTTGCATCCAAGAAGCCAAAGATTGAGTCTTGTGCAAAGGGTTCCGATGATAATGGTGTAAAGGAGCCATCTTTCCTCATTGAAGCGGATGCCGCCGAAGACAAGGGCTCGAGGCTCACGATGGAGGATGCGTGGGTCGTGCTTCTCGATGCAAGTTTAGATTATCCTGGGAAATTGaggttctttttttcttttgtttaatctgatttattgttattattattatggctAAAATTTGACAAATTCCATAAAGTCTATTTTCAAGAACTAGGTtcttgatttttgaaaaaaagggcTATGTTTTGATTATTCTAAATGTAGGGATTTCTTTTGGTTTGGAATTTCTTAACAATGTGAGCATATGCAATATGTTTTACTAAACTGTCAACCGTGCATTGTCACTCTGCTGTTTTCTTTCGTTAGATATATTATCAAATTCTTGTTTTGCTTGGTTGTTATTTATGTTAGTTCTTTCTTGGGTAGTTTGAGTGAAAGGAAAGGATGCATCAGTGAGAATGGCACATGATAAAACAGCCATTAAAGACTCTAGATACATTAAAATGATAGTTGAAGACCACCAAGTCCTTGtgaaagttatttttcttgttatgaGTTTTCCATTGGTTTTGCTCGTCGGTTGTGACTGTGTTGATGGAAGAATTGCTATTCATGTAGCACTTGTGTTGTGTGTGCTTGTGGACTTATGTACTTGATTTCTTGGTAACTCTGGCTGTTTGGTTTTCAGATGTGCACATTTTGCAATTTATGATGGACATGGAGGGCGGTTAGCTGCAGAATATGCTCAAAAGCATTTGCATAGGAATGTTCTTTCTGCCGGATTACCACGTGAGTTGGTGTGTTTACTTGGTCTAATTTTGTGTATAATTTATCAAATAGGCTCTTAAGACCCTGGCAAACTGAAAAATCTATTGAAATTTATTGCTTGgttttggtttttctctgtgCATCCATTCTATCAGAGTGGTATTGTTTGGAACACAGATGTAAACACAAATTTGTAATGTTAatgatttataatatgttatCAATCTCAGATAGTGGTGTGAGGTGGCTGGCCCCCAAAACGCTATAATTTAAGATGTAGTGTGATGActcagttttttaatttttacatatagATTGAACAATTTACTCCATTTAtgtataaatactaaaaaaactagaaaaatacttGGCATTAccatattaattaattgtaaaagTTCACAGGtttcaagataaaaaacatGCAAGTAAATGATAAAAAACCGAGGTTGCCTGTGGCTGCTCCTCACTACTACACTActataattaactttaataactTTGATTGAGAATTAATCTTTGTCTTCCAAAAAAAAAGGGTAAGTAGGATATTGTAAGTCTTGAATCTTGTCTGTTAAGAAAATAGTCTAAAGTCCCCTAGGTTGATTGAAGCATGAGTCTCAATTAAACTAATAAGGAATAATTAGCTTGATTTACAGATGATGATCTGATCATTCCAAAAGAATTCTTGTGTCCTCTAGTGATGTttgtttaaaaatgtaaacaattttgttttttatctacttttatccgtttcattatttttaagtgttttccttgttttctttcctttttgtgtGTATATTTCAGTATGATGCAAAGGCAACTAAACGATCTATTCTGAATGGTAagctttttgatgatgatgtcCCTATTGCTTCCCTCCTTTTGTTAGTTGCCTTGTTAAATGTTCTAGGTTTTTTTTGCCATAATAAGTTGtcatttggtatttttattctGATTTAGGTTTCCTCAAAACTGACGAGTCTCTTCTTCAAGAAAGTGCTGAAGGTAAAGTTTCTGATTCAATTCCTCAAAATGTTGTTGACATTCTGTCATACAAATGCTAAATCTAGTGTAAGCTTAGTTTATATAAGtagattaattttgttttttattcaatttcgAAGTTTACTGGTTTCAAATGCCCATCTAATATCCCTTTATGTGCTTTGCTTTGGCAACAATGTACCACCACGCAAGTTCATTTGCACCTTTTAGTCTGATTTTAGCATTGCTGTTATCGATTCCTGTACTAATAATGATATGATATTCTGAAGTGATTCATATCTTGCTGATGCTTAGCCACTGTTTTCAGGAGGATGGCAGGATGGGGCTACAGCCGTATGTGTTTGGGTATTGGGACAGAGAGTAAGTGTCCTGTTATTAGTCACTGGTTGTTTATACTGCTTCTTTTCTGATGCTTACTGTAGATAGACATCATAGATAGTATAgttatggatattttttttgAGCAATCTTGCAACAAAGTTGTCAAAATTGATATGCTTTTCCCTTTTGATATTTGTTAGGTTGCAGTTGCTCATATAGGAGACGCCAAGGCAGTATTAGCTCGGTCAACTGATGGATCTCAAAATCCAGATGGTGTCCAGGCGCTGAAGGCCATTGTTCTGACTAGAGAACACAAACCTATCTTCCCACTGGAGCGTACACGCATTCAGAAGGCATGAAATTCCTCAATAATGATTGATTATATCACCAGAGTTATTTGATACTTAGTATGAAGTTAGCAAATAAGATCCTGACTCCTTCCTGTCATACACTGAAGTTGCCATAATTACCAGTTCTTTTTATGGAGCTTTCAACTGCACGCTTCCTAACATACTTCCTCACTCACTATTGAGCAAAAGTGGAACTGTAGAGATTAAGTTAAAAGCACTGGAATAATAATTAGTTGTGCTGACAGTTTTTTACCCCAACAATTGAGTGCATGTTGGGTTGGGATTATTTATGGGAACACAaccttgtttttttctttaccccAAAACTCTTTCAAGATGGACAAGAAGAtgcatttatttattcaaaattcacTAATCCATGACAACTTAAATTACTCAGAATATACAAGGACCAGTTCTAACTAGTATGGTACCCCTTTGGAATTGTTCTTTGAAGTATCAGTAGTGATTGAAGCATCCACTCTTTGcatttcattttagtttagaaTCATTGGGTGGAGAGTGAACTTTTATCTACAGAtatttgattcattttcttGTATGATATTTTCTACTTACAGTCAGGCGGTTTTGTGAGCTCAGATGGACGATTATTAGGGCGTCTTGAAGTTTCTAGAGCTTTTGGAGATCGCCAGTTTAAAAAGGTTTGCCTCATATTCAAAGCTAgtcattatttttgttagtaatCTGTAGATAACTTCTTTATAGCATCAGCTAGACCAGTAAAGTGCATTTATTGGCCCAAATATGTTTGTAATCTTGAGGAGAATTGTATTTGCAGGTAGGCCTTGTTGCAAGCCCGGATGTCTATACTTTTGAAGTTACAGATACTGAGCATTTCATCATTCTTGGCTGTGATGGCTTGTGGGGGGTATGTCTCTTTGTTTCCCCTAGACTTTCCTTTACTCATTTTTCTGGGTTAGAAGTTGCTGTTCTGAGATGAATATGGCACATTGTTTATGTGGCAGGTATTTGGTCCCAGCGATGCTGTTGATTTTGTTCAGAAGTTATTGGATGTAAGTGCTTGTTATATCTTTTCCTATCTTGCAACTTGAAAAGAGGTGTACAATTGTTCCGACACCAATGATAggtagaaaggaaaaataatgaaTCCGTTAGTGAATGAAATGTGAacaagaaaggagaaaaatcTCCATTCTCTTTTACTAAGTTCGAGCCCTTTTCAGTTTTACAATCAAGCGACCTGCATAATTcgcaaattttctttttatgttcttCACTTATTGAGGATGTTGTCTTATgttagaaaaatttgaattgaaCCTTTGTAGGAGGGGCTTCCTGTTGCCACCGTGTGCCGTCGTCTTGTAAGGGAGGCTGTCCGTGAGCGTCGCTGTAAAGATAACTGCACGGccattattattgtatttaagcACAAATAATCCATGGCACAATCCCCGTGTGTTGTACCAGCTGCTATGGATTTTGTTTTCGGATGCTGCTTTCAAAAGCAATGTAAAATATGTGAATTTCTTCCCCCTGCAAACAAATGGTGGCACTAAATTCATACCAACTAGTTTATCACTCTTGAAACTGGTTGTTGTTATTGTAATACATGTTGAAGTGTAGTGAAGATCAATTTGCTGCAAAAGCATCTTTGATTTCAGCTCATTACTTCTACAGCTCTGCTACCCTTCGTGCTCATTCGACCTTTATAATGTGGGCATAATAAAGGTAAAAAGAGTCCTTAGAATCAAGTTCTTATTTTAATGAGGGATACTAGTTAAGAACTCAATGTCATCTTTTCGTGATAGAGACAAAAAAGTAGTGCTTGCCATGCCAATTCCCcttgaaattattgtttattttgaaaatgagtAGGACATAAACATTAATTTGATCAAAAATCGAATAAGTTGTGTTTTGGACACAACATGTGCCATATGCTTTTGCTAATTGAAATTTGATCCTGATAGAAAGTTGTCAGTCGCTCAGTTTTTGTTCAAGTTAGTTACACTGTCTAATTAAAACGACAAGTTTGCTGACATTCGAGTAATTGCTGATAAGTTTCcaatctgaaaataaaaactttaaatttaatggaACTGCTTGACTCTACCAAGCCTTATCACTACTATCTGTGCAAAAGAACACTAGAATTGAATGCAGAATTTAAAGATGTCTTGCTTTCTACGAAGGAGTAGTTTGAAGACTCATGGAAGGTAAAAATTGTTTGGAAGGATTGACAGTTTGGCATTTGGCAGAGACATAATGCAATAATATATCAAAGCATGCAATCACAACAAATTACGAACTTTGCTACCAACgaacaacatattttttagtgattttataaTTTCAGTGAACAAATCTTGTTGCCTCACCTATACGGCGTGGCAGATACATGATGTATCATCAACAAGTAGCCTCTCAATCCCGAATATTCTCTCATCAATTACatgtttcttcaattttttttttcttttctgattgACACTTTTATAAACCAGTCTACCTTAGGTTCATGAATAAGTACATGCAGTCAATAATGTTCCTCCCATGATCTAGTTGCTGCAAtgattaagatattattttttattcaactgAGTACCTACCACTGAAGAACTCTGAGAAAGCTCACTGAAAGTTctcataaagaaaaagaaaaaggatggaGTACCTCGTAAGGGTTGAACCCACACATTTTCTATCATGTTTCACATCACTGAATTATCTCAAGGTTAGCCATGATATTGGTGTTAGAATGAACATAATATGTAGTTTCATTCTTTAAAGAACTGTATTTCATTTAACAACTTCATGAATAAATCAATTCACAGAAAAAAATTTGACTCTGCTATGAAGAAGACCAAAAGAaagtttaatcataaaatatgcCAAGTTATAAACATTAGCACATGCATCTTGGATTCATATTATCATTATCCCACTCACTTAAACGCATTCAAAAGAATCATTGAGTCAGGAGCAGccaatcatcatcattattatggTTGATATCtggattttatatataaaagataatcaaACCCCTGTTGGATTACATTTATtgcaaataataaaagaaaggtCATTCTATTCATTTGGTCTtacattatctttattttaaacaaattgtaAGTTTTAGTCCTACACATGCATAATTAAGTTTTAGTCACTAAGACTAACATCAGTCAACAATTTTTAACAGTATAAACTTTTTACAGTTATAAATTGTTACAGAAAACCTGTGCTGtgattaaattgtataattttcattaaaaggaACTGGAACTTAAAATGAATGAGAATAACTAAAGGAACCAAAGGAATAGTTTAAACTAAAAAGATACGCAAATATTAATCTATACAAAGATAGAGAGATGGGACAACGGTCTGATAAACATAGTATGAAAAAGGGATGGTGGGAACATGTTCATACAAATGATAGAGGTTGGTTAGTCTCAAGCTACCCAAGTAACGTGATGCACCTTGACTCTGTCTCCctaaattattaaattcaaaGTCAACGAgcaaaatatattgtattatatacAAGATTTTGTAGTGCATGAATAACTCAGAGGATATGTTAAACGTTTACATATCATAGTAGTTGCTATTCGATACATCAAACACCATGAGTAACTAACTACTGATGTTAACAATAGCAagttgtataattttatattcctATCAACTTTTTCCCTCTATATAAGCACCCTTCACTCTTACAGCCTCTCATAAACAACAATGGCTAGTGTTGTGACACAGAAAGTGAAGCTTCTTGTGGCATTGCTTACCCTGCAGCTCTGCTTTGCAGGATATCACATTGTGTCTAGACTTGCACTAAATATTGGAGTCAGCCAAGTTGTTTACCCCGTTTATCGAAATTTGATTGCTTTGCTTTTGTTGAGCCCATTTGCTTATGTGTTAGAGAAGTGAGTTTCCAGATGAAGtttgttttcacttttcacATTTCCTATCAAAATCCTTCTGttatttttacttcattttctATGCAGTATCAttgtaaaaagttttatttcGTCAATCAATTAGAAACCATGTTATGTATGACTCCCAATATTACTTTAATTGATTGACATATAAAAACTTTTTACACTGTTATTGCATATACTGTTTACTCAAATTTTTAACATTGAGCAATGTCAATATCTTTATAATCAGGAATCAAAGACCACCCCTCACTTTATCTTTACTGGTTCAGTTCTTCCTACTTGCATTACTGGGGTAAGAATGTATAGAAGTTGCAGATTTCCATACTCATATTTCCTTCCTAtgagttataatatttttctctttttttacaCATTGACAATGAAGGATCACAGCAAACCAAGGGTTTTACTTGCTGGGATTATACTATGCTTCTCCAACTTTTGCTTCTGCATTGCAAAACTCAGTTCCTGCTATCACTTTTGTCTTGGCTTTGGCTTTAAGGTAACCAAGTCTCCTTGTaacattctttattattttatgctGTGATCTTGGCATAACTTgatgatttcattttatttgtacCAGGCTTGAGGAAGCCAACATCACAAGGAGAGATGGATTGGCAAAAGTTCTTGGAACCATTGCCAGTGTGGGGGGTGCCACAGTAATTACTCTTTACAAAGGTCCCCCTCTTCTTCACCTGCAGATGGACCTAACACAAGGAGACACTTTAGAAGTAGATCAATCAACAAAGACGCAAAATTGGACTTGGGGCTGCATATACTTGCTTGGACATTGTCTGTCATGGGCTGGCTGGATAGTTTTTCAGGTCTTGTCAATGCTAATGACATAAGCAGAATATATAAACTGAAATTTCAGAGTTCAGATAACCAATATGTTGATTTCGTAGTTAAGATAAACGTatccatataatatatattgtagTTTATTGTGACCAGACATATGTTCATGAAATTTACTTAATTTCCTCAGTATCACCAATTTTGTGACCTGAATGGTAAAGGAAAAAAACTTGGTGCAGGCTCCTGTGGTGAAGAAGTATCCAGCAAAACTAACCCTCACTTCGTTTACATGCTTCTTTGGATTGATCCAATTCTTGATCATAGCAGCCTTTGCAGAAGATGACTTGGAGAATTGGAAGATACAGTCACTAGAGGAGCTTTTTATTATCCTATATGCTGTAATGTTCATCACTTGAATTCtcaaatattcttaaatatgATTTACATGACACATAATCCCAAGAGCTGGAAATTTTGAAGTTAACTCAATTCACTGCTACATGATGGTGGTAATTGCAGGGAATTATAGCATCTGGTGTTGTCATATCTCTCCAAACATGGTGTATTCAAAAGGGTGGTCCTGTGTTTGTTGCTGTCTTCCAGCCTGTGCAAACTATTCTAGTTGCTGTCATGGCAGCCCTAATTCTTGGTGATCAGTTATACTCAGGAGGGTACGTTCTAAATTTGTTGATCATTACTGGAATATTTCCCTATTAATGAAATGACTGAAGTACAGAATGGCATAAATgagttattcaattttttacagGCTTATTGGTGCAATTCTCATTGTGCTTGGTCTATACTTAGTCCTATGGGGCAAAACCAACGAAAAAAAAGTGACAGAGTCATCACCATCACTAACAAACCCCTTGCTTAAGGCAGAGGAAGAGAATAAAGAAATTGATGCAGCTTCCAAGGACATACCATGACTTATCCATCTGTTGACAAGAACATTATGTCTAGTCCTGGTTTGAATAACTACTGATATATGGTCCTAGTTAGTAGCATTTCAAGTGTGCAACTTTAGATATAGCTGTTAAAGTAATGGTGCTGATGGCTAAGTTTGGTTAAGGAATAAGCCTGCCGgtgctttctttttcatctgAGAAGTCATTTCATTGACATTTGATTACAGGGTCAAATATAGTTATCCCATCATGTGCCATGTCAATGATACAAGCAAGACTCTGTGAGCCCTATGTTACACTGACTATACATGAATACTATGAATATTGACTATCTTTCACTTTTCAGTCTTCAGATATTAAAAAGAATCTTGAGAAGTTGTGTCCATTTTTCTTGTTTAGCTATTAAATCATTTCCCCTTATTAAATCACAACAACTTCTGGATAACTGGACGTGGTGGAATTTATGCACTAGTTCTCAACTTCAGTATTCTTGCATATACAAAGTTCAAATATCAGTAAAGGCATTTTGTTACTGCTAACAGGTGTGGCAACTTGAAATATTGCGTGTAATGttctttcaaatataaataaatttagcatGATACTACGTGTGATGATGATCATAGCAGTCAGGAACAGGTCTATTTCTATGCTGAAAATTGAGGACAAGGTGGTCTGATGAGAAAGCATTGGAGGATCATATTGTCAAACACTTTTatgctatattttttattgataatgaaTAAGGTAGAGAATGATAATGAAAATGCAACACTAATCGCCCTACCATCTACTGAATAGGTGAAGTTGAATGTTTCTTCTTTCAGAAATTCTGGCACAATAGTGAATTTGGATGTTTATGCAGCACTACTACAACTATTAAAGAAGGATAATTTACTTCCAGTTATAACTCTAATGTTGttgttttaatccataaatAATCTGGAGCTGACAAGATCAAGAATTTTAAGCCTATTGCATTAATTAGCTAATGATTAAGAAGATCATGACTAATAGATGGACTGTTTTTGCTCCAATAGTAATTTCTCCTAATCAGTTTGGTTTCATAAAAAGGAGAATTATTGATTGTGTCTGCTTGGTATCAATACATTGCTTTGTTGGTAACAAGATAACAAAAATTGACCTTAAATGATATTTGACACAATTGATTGAAATTTTGTTACAAGTTTTAGATCATTTCAGATTTCAAcacacagagagagagagagaagagagagaagagagaaaagagagaaatatttaaatgCATTGTGGaatttcaaaaatcatttta
Coding sequences:
- the LOC106768622 gene encoding WAT1-related protein At3g18200; this translates as MASVVTQKVKLLVALLTLQLCFAGYHIVSRLALNIGVSQVVYPVYRNLIALLLLSPFAYVLEKNQRPPLTLSLLVQFFLLALLGITANQGFYLLGLYYASPTFASALQNSVPAITFVLALALRLEEANITRRDGLAKVLGTIASVGGATVITLYKGPPLLHLQMDLTQGDTLEVDQSTKTQNWTWGCIYLLGHCLSWAGWIVFQAPVVKKYPAKLTLTSFTCFFGLIQFLIIAAFAEDDLENWKIQSLEELFIILYAGIIASGVVISLQTWCIQKGGPVFVAVFQPVQTILVAVMAALILGDQLYSGGLIGAILIVLGLYLVLWGKTNEKKVTESSPSLTNPLLKAEEENKEIDAASKDIP
- the LOC106764651 gene encoding probable protein phosphatase 2C 8 isoform X3 translates to MLKSICIGMFFLPDYHYDAKATKRSILNGFLKTDESLLQESAEGGWQDGATAVCVWVLGQRVAVAHIGDAKAVLARSTDGSQNPDGVQALKAIVLTREHKPIFPLERTRIQKSGGFVSSDGRLLGRLEVSRAFGDRQFKKVGLVASPDVYTFEVTDTEHFIILGCDGLWGVFGPSDAVDFVQKLLDEGLPVATVCRRLVREAVRERRCKDNCTAIIIVFKHK
- the LOC106764651 gene encoding probable protein phosphatase 2C 8 isoform X2, yielding MSESSETQKRESADSRGEKDGVASKKPKIESCAKGSDDNGVKEPSFLIEADAAEDKGSRLTMEDAWVVLLDASLDYPGKLRCAHFAIYDGHGGRLAAEYAQKHLHRNVLSAGLPRFLKTDESLLQESAEGGWQDGATAVCVWVLGQRVAVAHIGDAKAVLARSTDGSQNPDGVQALKAIVLTREHKPIFPLERTRIQKSGGFVSSDGRLLGRLEVSRAFGDRQFKKVGLVASPDVYTFEVTDTEHFIILGCDGLWGVFGPSDAVDFVQKLLDEGLPVATVCRRLVREAVRERRCKDNCTAIIIVFKHK
- the LOC106764651 gene encoding probable protein phosphatase 2C 8 isoform X1 — protein: MSESSETQKRESADSRGEKDGVASKKPKIESCAKGSDDNGVKEPSFLIEADAAEDKGSRLTMEDAWVVLLDASLDYPGKLRCAHFAIYDGHGGRLAAEYAQKHLHRNVLSAGLPRELYDAKATKRSILNGFLKTDESLLQESAEGGWQDGATAVCVWVLGQRVAVAHIGDAKAVLARSTDGSQNPDGVQALKAIVLTREHKPIFPLERTRIQKSGGFVSSDGRLLGRLEVSRAFGDRQFKKVGLVASPDVYTFEVTDTEHFIILGCDGLWGVFGPSDAVDFVQKLLDEGLPVATVCRRLVREAVRERRCKDNCTAIIIVFKHK